A single window of Ananas comosus cultivar F153 linkage group 19, ASM154086v1, whole genome shotgun sequence DNA harbors:
- the LOC109725192 gene encoding metal transporter Nramp3-like isoform X1 has translation MSGSEQDSSQPQFIASHENRSVPSGPGAPLIDSIDVDQIIIPEKNGWKNLFAYMGPGFLVSIAYIDPGNFETDLQSGAQYKYELLWIILVASCAALIIQSLAAKLGVVTGKHLAEHCRTEYPKIPTFILWILAELAVVACDIPEVIGTAFALNILFKIPVWSGVLITGLSTLMLLLLQQYGVRKLEFLIAFLLFLMACCFFIEFGYAKPNPSEVLKGLFVPELKGSGATALAISLLGAMVMPHNLFLHSALVLSRKVPQSVHGIKEACRFYTIESAFALTVAFLINVCIISVSGAVCSSENLDLEDQRNCGDLDLNKASFLLKNVLGSWSSKLFAVALLASGQSSTITGTYAGQYVMQGFLDLRMTPWIRNLLTRTLAILPSLIVAIIGGSSAAGKLIIIASMILSFVLPFALVPLLKFTSSRTKMGVYTNSILISALTWIISTFIMVINTYFLVTSFVKLLLHSGLRTASVVFSGMFGFLGMLIYVAAILYLVFRKNRKSTQPLLQGDAELGPMCTDSNHADNNTLYHLPREDISSMQLPQNRAGLDLD, from the exons ATGAGTGGTTCGGAACAGGACTCTTCGCAGCCTCAGTTCATCGCGAGCCATGAAAATCGCAGTGTTCCGAGTGGTCCGGGAGCTCCTCTCATCGACAGCATCGATGTCGATCAGATCATCATCCCTGAG AAGAACGGTTGGAAAAACTTATTTGCATATATGGGCCCGGGATTTCTTGTTTCCATTGCATACATCGATCCTGGCAACT TTGAAACTGATCTACAATCAGGAGCACAATACAAGTATGAG CTTCTCTGGATCATACTTGTAGCCTCTTGTGCTGCTCTTATTATTCAATCTCTCGCAGCCAAGCTTGGGGTGGTGACAG GGAAACATTTAGCTGAACATTGTAGGACTGAATACCCCAAGATCCCGACCTTTATCTTATGGATCCTTGCCGAGCTTGCTGTTGTCGCATGTGATATTCCTGAAg TAATTGGAACGGCTTTTGCTTTGAATATACTCTTCAAAATCCCTGTGTGGTCTGGTGTTCTTATCACAGGTTTAAGTACTTTGATGCTCCTTCTACTACAACAATATGGG GTTCGTAAACTCGAGTTTCTGATAGCTTTTCTGTTATTTTTGATGGCTTGCTGCTTCTTTATCGAATTTGGCTATGCTAAACCGAATCCCTCAGAAGTTCTGAAGGGCCTTTTTGTCCCAGAACTCAAAGGAAGTGGAGCTACTGCTCTCGCTATCTCGCTACTTGGTGCCATGGTCATGCC ACATAACCTTTTTCTACATTCAGCATTGGTGCTTTCAAGGAAAGTACCACAGTCTGTTCATGGGATCAAA GAGGCATGTAGGTTTTACACTATTGAGAGCGCGTTTGCTCTAACCGTGGCCTTTCTCATCAATGTATGTATTATATCTGTGAGCGGTGCTGTATGCAGCTCAGAAAATTTGGACCTAGAAGATCAAAGGAACTGTGGCGATCTTGATCTTAACAAAGCTTCATTTTTACTGAAA AATGTCCTGGGAAGTTGGAGTTCAAAGTTATTTGCGGTTGCATTATTGGCTTCCGGTCAGAGCTCTACAATTACAGGAACTTACGCAGGACAATATGTCATGCAG GGCTTTCTCGATCTAAGGATGACGCCTTGGATACGGAATCTTCTAACTAGAACCTTGGCAATTCTACCAAGCCTCATTGTGGCAATAATTGGAGGCTCTTCTGCAGCTGGGAAGCTGATAATCATTGCTTCG ATGATCCTGTCATTTGTACTTCCTTTTGCTCTCGTTCCGCTCCTTAAATTTACCAGCAGCAGGACGAAAATGGGGGTGTACACCAACTCAATTCTT ATTTCGGCGCTCACATGGATAATAAGCACATTCATCATGGTCATCAACACCTACTTTCTCGTAACGAGTTTCGTCAAGCTGCTTCTCCACAGCGGACTGCGCACCGCCTCCGTAGTATTTTCAGGAATGTTCGGCTTTCTGGGCATGCTCATTTACGTGGCGGCCATCCTGTACTTGGTCTTCCGCAAGAATAGGAAATCAACGCAACCGTTATTGCAGGGCGATGCTGAACTCGGACCGATGTGCACCGACTCTAACCACGCGGATAACAATACACTGTATCACTTGCCTCGCGAGGACATCTCAAGCATGCAACTCCCGCAGAATAGAGCCGGATTAGATCTCGACTAG
- the LOC109725192 gene encoding metal transporter Nramp3-like isoform X2 has translation MGPGFLVSIAYIDPGNFETDLQSGAQYKYELLWIILVASCAALIIQSLAAKLGVVTGKHLAEHCRTEYPKIPTFILWILAELAVVACDIPEVIGTAFALNILFKIPVWSGVLITGLSTLMLLLLQQYGVRKLEFLIAFLLFLMACCFFIEFGYAKPNPSEVLKGLFVPELKGSGATALAISLLGAMVMPHNLFLHSALVLSRKVPQSVHGIKEACRFYTIESAFALTVAFLINVCIISVSGAVCSSENLDLEDQRNCGDLDLNKASFLLKNVLGSWSSKLFAVALLASGQSSTITGTYAGQYVMQGFLDLRMTPWIRNLLTRTLAILPSLIVAIIGGSSAAGKLIIIASMILSFVLPFALVPLLKFTSSRTKMGVYTNSILISALTWIISTFIMVINTYFLVTSFVKLLLHSGLRTASVVFSGMFGFLGMLIYVAAILYLVFRKNRKSTQPLLQGDAELGPMCTDSNHADNNTLYHLPREDISSMQLPQNRAGLDLD, from the exons ATGGGCCCGGGATTTCTTGTTTCCATTGCATACATCGATCCTGGCAACT TTGAAACTGATCTACAATCAGGAGCACAATACAAGTATGAG CTTCTCTGGATCATACTTGTAGCCTCTTGTGCTGCTCTTATTATTCAATCTCTCGCAGCCAAGCTTGGGGTGGTGACAG GGAAACATTTAGCTGAACATTGTAGGACTGAATACCCCAAGATCCCGACCTTTATCTTATGGATCCTTGCCGAGCTTGCTGTTGTCGCATGTGATATTCCTGAAg TAATTGGAACGGCTTTTGCTTTGAATATACTCTTCAAAATCCCTGTGTGGTCTGGTGTTCTTATCACAGGTTTAAGTACTTTGATGCTCCTTCTACTACAACAATATGGG GTTCGTAAACTCGAGTTTCTGATAGCTTTTCTGTTATTTTTGATGGCTTGCTGCTTCTTTATCGAATTTGGCTATGCTAAACCGAATCCCTCAGAAGTTCTGAAGGGCCTTTTTGTCCCAGAACTCAAAGGAAGTGGAGCTACTGCTCTCGCTATCTCGCTACTTGGTGCCATGGTCATGCC ACATAACCTTTTTCTACATTCAGCATTGGTGCTTTCAAGGAAAGTACCACAGTCTGTTCATGGGATCAAA GAGGCATGTAGGTTTTACACTATTGAGAGCGCGTTTGCTCTAACCGTGGCCTTTCTCATCAATGTATGTATTATATCTGTGAGCGGTGCTGTATGCAGCTCAGAAAATTTGGACCTAGAAGATCAAAGGAACTGTGGCGATCTTGATCTTAACAAAGCTTCATTTTTACTGAAA AATGTCCTGGGAAGTTGGAGTTCAAAGTTATTTGCGGTTGCATTATTGGCTTCCGGTCAGAGCTCTACAATTACAGGAACTTACGCAGGACAATATGTCATGCAG GGCTTTCTCGATCTAAGGATGACGCCTTGGATACGGAATCTTCTAACTAGAACCTTGGCAATTCTACCAAGCCTCATTGTGGCAATAATTGGAGGCTCTTCTGCAGCTGGGAAGCTGATAATCATTGCTTCG ATGATCCTGTCATTTGTACTTCCTTTTGCTCTCGTTCCGCTCCTTAAATTTACCAGCAGCAGGACGAAAATGGGGGTGTACACCAACTCAATTCTT ATTTCGGCGCTCACATGGATAATAAGCACATTCATCATGGTCATCAACACCTACTTTCTCGTAACGAGTTTCGTCAAGCTGCTTCTCCACAGCGGACTGCGCACCGCCTCCGTAGTATTTTCAGGAATGTTCGGCTTTCTGGGCATGCTCATTTACGTGGCGGCCATCCTGTACTTGGTCTTCCGCAAGAATAGGAAATCAACGCAACCGTTATTGCAGGGCGATGCTGAACTCGGACCGATGTGCACCGACTCTAACCACGCGGATAACAATACACTGTATCACTTGCCTCGCGAGGACATCTCAAGCATGCAACTCCCGCAGAATAGAGCCGGATTAGATCTCGACTAG
- the LOC109725163 gene encoding OTU domain-containing protein 6B-like, which produces METIGEAGGSASTPEELRGSAAEEQKQRESLEEVLSRHRKEIIELQNKEISLKKVAAKGSKAEQKAKKKQVEDEISRLTSQLEAKHSEELSSLGYKSSNNSERENLESLVKAIAGISTNSKNESPKPSKGARRRGKRAQEEAAREQRIQEEQNTIISDRMIENEKLEEELKPLGLTINEIKPDGHCLYRAVEDQLSLHSKSASPYNYQELRVMAAKYMREHASDFLPFFLSESKIELDSDCTPLEGFEKYCEEVEKTASWGGQLELGALTHCLKKHFLIFSGSFPEVEMGKEYKSDENPSILLSYHRHAYGLGEHYNSIVPNGTR; this is translated from the exons ATGGAGACGATCGGGGAAGCAGGGGGGAGCGCTTCTACTCCCGAAGAGCTTCGGGGGAGCGCGGCGGAGGAGCAGAAGCAGCGAGAATCTCTCGAGGAGGTGCTCTCGAGGCACAG GAAAGAGATAATTGAACTCCAAAACAAAGAAATCAGCCTTAAAAAAGTGGCTGCCAAAGGCAGCAAAGCTGAACAGAAAGCCAAAAAGAAGCAGGTGGAAGATGAGATAtctcgactcacatctcaacTTGAAGCAAAACACTCCGAAGAGCTTTCGTCTTTGGGCTACAAAAGCTCTAACAACTCGGAAAGAGAGAACCTTGAAAGTCTAGTCAAAGCTATAGCCGGTATTTCTACTAATAGTAAAAATGAATCTCCAAAACCTAGCAAGGGAGCAAGGCGGCGTGGGAAAAGAGCCCAAGAGGAAGCAGCTAGAGAACAAAGAATCCAAGAAGAGCAAAATACTATTATAAGTGATCGAATGATCGAGAATGAGAAGCTTGAAGAAGAGCTTAAGCCATTAGGGCTTACCATCAACGAGATCAAGCCGGATGGCCACTGCCTCTACCGAGCGGTTGAGGACCAGCTTTCCCTCCATTCCAAAAGTGCTTCCCCGTACAACTATCAGGAGCTCCGAGTAATGGCGGCCAAGTATATGAGAGAGCATGCATCGGACTTTTTGCCCTTTTTCTTATCAGAGAGTAAGATTGAACTTGATTCGGATTGCACGCCATTGGAGGGATTCGAGAAGTATTGCGAAGAGGTTGAGAAAACGGCTTCTTGGGGCGGGCAACTTGAACTTGGGGCTCTCACCCACTGCCTGAAGAAgcactttttaatattttcggGTTCTTTCCCTGAAGTTGAGATGGGGAAAGAATACAAATCCGATGAAAATCCGAGCATTTTGCTATCATATCATAGACATGCTTATGGTCTCGGTGAGCACTATAATTCCATAGTTCCAAATGGAACGAGGTAA